A single Sphingopyxis chilensis DNA region contains:
- a CDS encoding DUF3617 domain-containing protein, with translation MKKFLTVAAIGALVAVAGCSDKAENAGGTVKREAGNWKTDVKLVKFEVPGMPPEMKDGMTKMMEGASGLDQCFTQEQVDKEDITSELAKGPNGGGECTWSKKEVAGGKIDVAGTCTQNGQTVDMAMTGTMAAKKTDVTVTTKGKVPTGGDMEMVMQLTSTHTGPCKAATTT, from the coding sequence ATGAAGAAATTTCTGACGGTCGCCGCCATCGGCGCGCTGGTCGCGGTGGCGGGTTGCAGCGACAAGGCCGAAAATGCCGGCGGCACGGTGAAGCGCGAGGCCGGAAACTGGAAAACCGACGTCAAGCTCGTGAAATTCGAGGTCCCCGGCATGCCGCCCGAAATGAAGGATGGCATGACGAAGATGATGGAAGGCGCCAGCGGCCTGGACCAGTGCTTCACGCAGGAGCAGGTCGACAAGGAAGACATCACGTCCGAACTCGCCAAGGGGCCGAACGGCGGCGGCGAATGCACCTGGTCGAAAAAGGAGGTCGCGGGCGGCAAGATCGACGTTGCGGGCACCTGCACGCAGAACGGTCAGACGGTCGACATGGCGATGACCGGCACGATGGCGGCGAAAAAGACCGACGTCACCGTCACGACCAAGGGCAAGGTGCCCACCGGCGGCGACATGGAAATGGTCATGCAGCTGACGAGCACGCATACCGGCCCGTGCAAGGCCGCGACGACGACCTGA
- a CDS encoding acyl carrier protein: MSDSAEKVKKIVVEHLGVEADKVTEEASFIDDLGADSLDIVELVMAFEEEFGVEIPDDAAEKIATVKDAIDYIEANKG, translated from the coding sequence ATGAGCGATTCGGCCGAAAAGGTTAAAAAGATCGTCGTCGAACATCTGGGCGTCGAAGCCGACAAGGTCACCGAGGAAGCGAGCTTCATCGACGATCTGGGTGCCGACAGCCTCGACATCGTCGAACTGGTGATGGCGTTCGAGGAAGAATTCGGCGTCGAAATCCCCGACGATGCGGCGGAAAAGATCGCCACCGTCAAGGACGCGATCGACTATATCGAAGCGAACAAGGGCTAA
- a CDS encoding tetratricopeptide repeat protein, giving the protein MDQAKANETQDPGEVDRIIAEELERLLDSPMFTRSPVLSRLLQFLVEHRLRGGRSSPKAYAIATEALGRSDDFDPAVDSYPRVMVGRLRSLLDRYYADTPWVHRLRVPQGSYEVVVQYRSAPPSGRSADDPADEDDVKAAAVPPAPARSPSPGRPSRTRDHGYRFGRWIVVLVLLALALFTLWTLRGGSGRLFVGDPVPVPLLEVSPPAAGNLPQSRALARALDGKLRDGLRRFDLIDLLSSKAPGSVEARTGDYRLDTSLVRTVEGDTDVTLVLNRVADQRAIWSQQMRLSSDETPEFTAIEPLIAQLAGDYGVIVRDQVQRQPDNFAAGFPCLAQFNRLRQMRNASAAKRVDACLRATIEATPRDPVALTALSLVRYGDWQPQRLTPAGREALGEARALALRSYESSPNSSAGLFAMARANFYSGNCAGGNAMGDAAIALNPYDADMPGFLGLFKLACGQAEEGETLLRRSLQLDASYPGVPAVTLAFVLSQRGEQEEARRILDHMPSPSNMEPQFMMVRAIVIARQGDVAEGRAQWKRLVAYTRQPADATPEAVLGRFMITPAVIQRASDALRDSGVVPAKTVS; this is encoded by the coding sequence ATGGACCAGGCGAAAGCGAACGAGACACAGGATCCCGGCGAGGTCGACCGGATCATCGCCGAAGAACTCGAGAGGCTGCTCGATTCCCCGATGTTCACCCGGTCGCCGGTGCTGTCGCGGCTGCTGCAATTTCTTGTCGAACACCGCCTGCGCGGCGGTCGCAGCTCACCCAAGGCCTATGCGATCGCGACCGAGGCATTGGGGCGCAGCGACGATTTCGATCCCGCCGTCGACAGCTATCCGCGCGTCATGGTCGGGCGGCTGCGCAGCCTGCTCGACCGCTATTACGCCGACACGCCCTGGGTTCACCGCCTGCGCGTGCCGCAGGGCAGCTACGAAGTCGTCGTCCAATATCGCTCCGCGCCGCCATCGGGACGGTCGGCCGACGATCCGGCCGATGAAGATGACGTCAAGGCCGCAGCGGTGCCGCCCGCGCCCGCCCGTTCGCCCAGTCCGGGGCGGCCGTCGCGCACCCGCGATCATGGATACCGTTTCGGCCGCTGGATCGTCGTGCTCGTCCTCCTCGCGCTCGCGCTTTTTACCTTGTGGACGCTGCGCGGAGGCTCCGGCCGGCTCTTCGTCGGCGATCCGGTGCCCGTTCCGCTGCTTGAGGTCAGCCCGCCCGCAGCCGGCAATTTGCCGCAGTCGCGGGCGCTGGCGCGCGCGCTCGACGGCAAGTTGCGCGACGGGCTGCGACGGTTCGATCTGATCGACCTGTTGAGTTCGAAGGCGCCGGGCAGTGTCGAGGCGCGAACGGGGGATTATCGTCTCGACACCTCGCTCGTGCGCACGGTCGAAGGCGACACCGATGTCACGCTCGTCCTCAACCGCGTCGCCGACCAGCGCGCGATCTGGTCGCAGCAGATGCGTCTGTCCAGCGACGAAACCCCCGAATTCACCGCCATCGAACCGCTGATCGCCCAGCTTGCCGGCGATTATGGGGTGATCGTGCGCGATCAGGTCCAGCGCCAACCCGACAATTTCGCGGCGGGCTTTCCGTGCCTCGCGCAGTTCAACCGGCTGCGCCAGATGCGCAACGCGTCGGCTGCGAAGCGGGTCGACGCTTGCTTGCGCGCGACGATCGAGGCGACGCCGCGCGACCCGGTCGCGCTGACCGCGCTGTCGCTCGTGCGCTATGGGGACTGGCAACCACAGCGCCTGACCCCGGCGGGCCGCGAAGCGCTCGGTGAAGCGCGCGCGCTTGCCCTGCGCTCCTATGAAAGCAGCCCCAATTCGTCGGCGGGCCTGTTCGCGATGGCGCGGGCCAATTTCTACTCGGGCAATTGCGCGGGCGGCAATGCGATGGGCGACGCCGCGATTGCGCTCAACCCCTATGACGCCGACATGCCGGGCTTTCTCGGCCTGTTCAAGCTGGCGTGCGGGCAGGCGGAAGAGGGCGAGACGTTGCTCCGCCGGTCGCTGCAACTCGATGCTTCCTACCCCGGCGTGCCCGCGGTCACGCTGGCCTTTGTCCTGTCGCAGCGCGGCGAGCAGGAGGAAGCGCGCCGGATTCTCGACCATATGCCTTCGCCGAGCAACATGGAGCCGCAATTCATGATGGTGCGCGCCATCGTGATCGCGCGGCAGGGCGATGTCGCCGAGGGCCGCGCGCAATGGAAGCGCCTGGTCGCCTATACGCGCCAGCCGGCGGACGCGACGCCCGAAGCCGTGCTCGGCCGCTTCATGATCACCCCGGCGGTGATCCAGCGCGCGTCGGATGCGCTGCGCGATTCAGGGGTCGTGCCAGCCAAAACCGTATCCTAG
- the fabF gene encoding beta-ketoacyl-ACP synthase II produces the protein MRRVVVTGLGLVTPLGGDVETSWRNLIAGKSGAGTITHFDASDQKCTIACEVKGPDHEYGFDPGKRVDHKVQRQVDPFIIFGIDAAGQALEDAGLTELTEEQKVRAGCSIGSGIGGLPGIESESLLLAEKGPGRVSPHFVHGRLINLISGQVSIKYGLKGPNHAVVTACSTGAHSIGDAARMIKDDDADIMLAGGAEATICPIGIAGFAQARALNMSYNDRPEQASRPYDKDRDGFVMGEGAGVVVLEEYEHAKARGAKIYAEVVGYGLSGDAYHVTAPDPQMDGAFRSMQAALKKAGMTPADIDYINAHGTSTMADTIELGAVKRLFGDAMANVSMSSTKSAIGHLLGGAGAVETIFCILAIRDQIVPPTLNLDNPDEGTEGADLVPKVAKKRKVKAALNNSFGFGGTNASLIVKAVED, from the coding sequence ATGCGCCGGGTTGTGGTGACGGGTTTGGGTTTGGTGACGCCGCTGGGCGGGGATGTCGAAACCAGCTGGAGAAATCTGATCGCGGGCAAATCGGGCGCCGGCACGATCACCCATTTCGATGCGTCGGACCAGAAATGCACGATCGCGTGCGAGGTGAAGGGGCCGGATCATGAATATGGCTTCGACCCCGGCAAGCGCGTCGATCACAAGGTTCAGCGCCAGGTCGATCCCTTCATCATCTTCGGCATCGACGCCGCAGGCCAGGCGCTCGAAGACGCGGGCCTCACCGAACTCACCGAGGAGCAGAAGGTGCGCGCCGGCTGCTCGATCGGGTCGGGCATCGGCGGCCTGCCGGGTATCGAGAGCGAAAGCCTGCTGCTCGCCGAAAAGGGGCCGGGCCGCGTGTCGCCGCACTTCGTCCACGGCCGCCTGATCAACCTGATCTCGGGCCAGGTCAGCATCAAATATGGCCTGAAGGGCCCGAACCATGCGGTCGTCACCGCCTGTTCGACCGGCGCACATTCGATCGGCGACGCGGCGCGGATGATCAAGGACGACGATGCCGACATCATGCTCGCGGGCGGCGCCGAGGCGACGATCTGCCCGATCGGCATCGCGGGCTTTGCGCAGGCGCGCGCGCTCAACATGAGCTATAACGACCGTCCCGAACAGGCGAGCCGCCCCTATGACAAGGATCGCGACGGCTTCGTGATGGGCGAGGGCGCAGGCGTCGTCGTGCTCGAGGAATATGAGCATGCCAAGGCGCGCGGCGCCAAGATCTATGCCGAGGTCGTCGGTTACGGCCTGTCGGGCGACGCCTATCACGTCACCGCGCCCGATCCGCAGATGGACGGCGCTTTCCGCTCGATGCAGGCGGCGCTCAAGAAGGCGGGAATGACCCCCGCCGACATCGACTATATCAACGCCCACGGCACCTCGACGATGGCCGACACGATCGAACTCGGCGCGGTGAAGCGCCTGTTCGGCGACGCGATGGCCAATGTCTCGATGAGCTCGACCAAATCGGCGATCGGCCATCTGCTCGGCGGGGCGGGCGCGGTTGAGACGATCTTCTGCATCCTCGCGATCCGCGACCAGATCGTGCCCCCGACGCTCAACCTCGACAATCCCGACGAGGGCACCGAAGGCGCCGACCTGGTCCCGAAGGTCGCGAAGAAGCGCAAGGTGAAGGCCGCGCTGAACAACAGCTTCGGCTTCGGCGGCACCAACGCCAGCTTGATCGTCAAGGCGGTCGAAGACTGA